ATCATCTTCTTGGCGCGCCTCTTGTACGCCTCGTACTCCCTCACGAGACCGGGCCTGTCCCTGTCCACGAACTCGCCGATGACTATCTTGCCCTCAAGCTCCTCCGGCGGCATCTTCTTCGCCTTCGCCAGCGGGACGGTTATCTTCTGGTACCAGCGGAGAAGCTCTGGAGCCGTCTTCATTCTGTTCCTCCTTCCGAAGCTTATCGGGCACGGAGAGAGGAACTCTACCAGCGTGAAGCCCTCCTTGCTCAGGGCCTTCTTTATGCTGTTGATTCCCTGGAGGTAGTTGAAGACGCTCCACCTGGCCACGTAGTTGGCTCCGGCGGATACAGCGAGGTCAGCTATGTCGAAGGGGTTCTCGAACTGGCCGTAGGGAGCGGTCGTTCCGCGCAGGCCCTTAAGGGCGGTCGGCGCGACCTGGCCGCCGGTCATTCCGTAGGTGAAGTTGTTGATGAGTATCACCGTGACGTCGAGGTTTCTCCTTATAGCGTGGATGAAGTGGTTTCCTCCGATAGCTGCCGCGTCACCGTCACCCATGAAGGCTATTATCTTAAGGTTCGGGTTGGCGAGCTTTATGCCAGTCGCAAAGGCCAGAGCCCTGCCGTGGGTCGTGTGGAGGCCGTCGAAGTTGACGAAGCCCGGAACACGGGAGGAACAGCCGATTCCACTGACCCAGACTATCTCGTCCGGGTTGAGGCCGAGGTCGTCTATCGCGCGAAGCGTGTACTGCAGGGCCGAACCTATTCCACAGCCTGGGCAGAATATCGTCGGGAGCATGTCCTTCCTCAGGTACTTGTCTCGAATATCGTAAGCGGACTTCAGGTACATTCAGCCCACCACCCTCTCGACTATCTCCATCGGAGTGTGAACCTCGCCGCCTATCTTGGGTATGAGCTCAACCTCCGCCTTCCCGTTGGCGCCCTCTTTGACGAGGTGGTAGAGCTGTCCGAGGTTCATCTCCGGGACGTATATCTTCCTCACGCGCTCGGCAAGCTCCTCTATCATGTCGAAGTCGAAGGGCCATATCGTGTTGAGCTTCAGCAGGCCCGCCTTGATTCCCTTCTCGCGGAGAATCTTAACCGCCCTCACGCCGGACCGGGAAACGATGCCCGTGCTTATTATCGCTATCTCTGCATCGTCCAGCTCGAAAGTGTTGTAGGTTATGATATCGTGCTTGTTGTTCTCTATCTTTCCGATGATCCTCCTTATGAGCCTCTCGTGGACCTCCGCCTCAACAGTCCTAGGCCTTCCGCGCTCGTCGTGGGTCAAGCCGGTGACGTAGGTCTTGTAACCCTTCCCGAATATGGGCATAGGCGGAACGCCATCGCCGTGGAGGTCACCGAACGGGAACTTCGCCTCCTCCTCATTCGCAGGAAGCTTCCTCTCGACCAGCTCTATCTCCTCCGGTCTTGGGATGTAAACGCGCTCGCGCATGTGGGCTATCTCCGCATCTGTGAGCAGAACGACCGGCGTTCTGTACTTCTCCGCCAGGTTGAAGGCCCTTATCGTTAGGTCAAAGGCCTCCTGAACGGTCGATGGGCTCAGAACGATGAGCGAGTGGTCGCCGTGCGTTCCCCATATGGCCTGCATTATGTCTCCCTGGGCTGCAAGCGTTGGCTGGCCCGTGCTTGGCCCCCCGCGCTGGACATCGACTACAACTATCGGGGTTTCGGTCATTACCGCGTAGCCAATGTTCTCCTGCATCAGCGAGAACCCCGGGCCACTCGTTGCCGTCATCGCCTTCGCCCCTGCCCAGGAGGCGCCTATTATCGCGGCTATGCTCGCTATCTCGTCCTCCATCTGTATGCTCACGCCGTCCACCAGCGGCATGTAGAGGGCCATCGCCTCGAAAATCTCGCTGGCGGGTGTAATCGGGTAGCCTGCGTAGAAGCGGCAACCAGCGAGGATAGCTGCCCTGGCTATGGCCTCGTCGCCCTGAATGAAATCGCTCTTACCGACCGGAAACGGGTATCTCATTTCGATCCCTCCTCATAACCAACCCTGAAGGCCTTGATGTTTATCTCTTCCGTCCCCTTCGGAACGCGCCTCTTAATAGCTTCCTCAACGCTCTCTTTCTTCACGACGCCTGTTTTCGCAACGAGGTAGCCGAGGGCAACCATGTTGACCGTCAGGGCCAGCCCGGTCGTTTCCTCGGCGAGCCTCGTGAAGGGTGCACCTACGTAGTCCCTATCCGGCCTGACGAGATCGGTTTCGATGATCAGGAGACCGTCCTTCCTGAGCGAGTCCTTGACCGTGTCGTAGCCGAGCTGGTGGAGGGCAACCAAGACGTCGGCCCTCGTTACCATGACGTCGTAGATAGGCTCCTTCGAGATTATGACGTCGGCAATTGAGTGGCCGCCGCGCGAGGCCGAGCTGTAGTCCTGGGTCTGGAGGACATTGAGGCCCTCTATCGCAGCAGCTTCACCGAGTATGACGCCGGCGAGCACAACACCCTGGCCTCCTATGCCAGCGAACCTAATCTGCATGCCTCACACCTCCTTGAGCCCGAAGTGCTCCTGCACCTCGTCTATCAGCTTGTTGAGCTCCTCCGTGAACTCGGGCCTCTTTCTGTTCACTAGCTCTCCTATGATGAACTTGCCCTCCAGCTCCTCTTCGCTCATGTTTCTGGCCTTGCTAACCGGAACCGAGTTCTTCAGGAACCAGCGGAGCATCTCGGCTGGCTCTTTCATCTTGTTTCTCCTTCCGAACTGGACGGGGCACTGCGAGATGACTTCGACGAGCGAGAAGCCCTTAACCGTTAGAGCCTTCTTTATGCTCTCAATGAGCTGGTAGACGTGGGCGGTGGTCCATCTGGCGACGTAGCTGGCCCCGGCTGCCGCTATCGTCTCCGAAATCTTCAGCGGGTGCTCTATGTTCCTGTAGGGGGTTGTCGTTGTCTTGGCTCCAAAGGGCGTCGTTGGAGCCACCTGTCCGCCGGTCATTCCGTAGATGAAGTTGTTGACGAGGATTACCGTTATGTCTATGTTCCTCCTCGCTGCATGCAGAAGGTGGTTCCCGCCTATGCTCGCCAGATCGCCGTCGCCGCTTATGACGACGACCTTTTTGTCCGGCAAACCGACCTTGACGCCGGTCGCGAAGGCTATCGCCCTCCCGTGGGTCGTGTGGAGGGTGTCAGCCAAGAAGTAGGGAGAGGCTATCCAGGCGGAGCAGCCTATGCCACTGACGACGACCAGGTCCCTCGGGTCGAGCTTGAGCTGGTCTATCGCGTTTGCAAAGGCGTTGAGAACGGTTCCACCGCCGCAACCGGGACAAAGAGCGGTGGGAAGGGCCTCCTTCCTGAGGTATTTAACCATCGGGTAGCGGGAGTAAATCTCGGGCATCAGGCAACACCCCTTATCTCGCGCAGAATCTCTTCAACTGTTAAGGGCACACCGCCGATCTTGTTGATCCCCTTCAGCAGGACGTCGTCGTTGACGTAGCGCTCGACCTCGAGAATCATCTGGCCGAGGTTCATCTCCGGGACGAGAATTGCCCTGGCGCGCTTTCCGAGTTCCCTCATTCTCTCACCGGGGAACGGGTGGACGGTCTTCGGCACGAAGAGGCCGGCCTTTATCCCTTCCTCCCTCGCCCTGAGAACGGCTCCGAGGGCTGGCCTTGCGGTGACTCCCCAGCTGACGACGAGTATCTCGGCATCGTCCGTGAAGTGCTCCTCGTACCTCTCGTAAACTTCGCGGTTCTTCTCTATCTTCCGGTGGATTCTCCTCACGAGCCTGTCGTGGACCTCCGGCGTGTAGACGTCCCTCAGTCCGTTCTCCTTGTGGGTCGAGCCGGTGACGTGGGTGAAGTAGCCGTGACCGAAGAGGGGCATTGGAGGAACGCCGTCGCCGTGCGGGTCGCCGAAGGGAAGCCTGGCCTCCTCCTCGTTGGCGGGAAGCTTGCGGTAGGTTATCTCCACATCATCAACGTCGGGAATCTTGACGAGCTCGCGCGTGTGAGCTAAAATCCCGTCGAAGAGGACCACAACAGGCGTCCTAAGCCTTTCGGCGATGTTGAAGGCCCTTATCGTTTCCCAGAATGCGTCCTGTCCGCTGGTCGGCGAGAGCGCGACTATCGGGTGGTCGCCGTGGGTTCCCCACCTGGCCTGGAAGAAGTCGCCCTGGGCACCTTTCGTCGCCTGTCCTGTGCTCGGTCCGCTCCTCTGGACATCAACGAGAACGAGCGGCGTCTCCGTCATCACAGCGTAGCCAAGGTTCTCCTGCATTAGGCTAAACCCTGGTCCGGCCGTTGCCGTCATGACCTTGAATCCGGTCCACGAGGCACCTATCATAGCGGCTATGCTCGCTATCTCGTCCTCCATCTGGAGGTAGTAGCCGTGGAGCTTAGGAAGCTCGCGCGCCATCGTCTCCGCTATCTCGCTCGACGGAGTTATTGGGTAGCCTGCGTAGAAGCGACAGCCGGCGAAGAGCGCGCCGTAAGCGACCGCCTCGTTGCCCTGCATGAAGTAGTTGCCGGGCTTGTAGAGCTTTCTAAGGAGCCTGACCTGCTCCGGCTCGTCACCGCGGATTATCATGCTCACCACCTTACCGCGATGGCGAAGTCCGGGCAGAGGAGCTCACAGAGCTTGCACTTGACGCACTTCTCGGCGTGAACCGGAACCGGATAATGCACGCCCTTCTCGCTCAGCTCCTTGCTCCACTCGAAGACCTTCCTCGGGCACATCTCGACGCAGATTCCACAACCCTTGCAGAGAAAAGTGTCCACGTCGATTTCAACAACCCCTTCCGCCTTCCCGGTAACGAGGTAGTTTTCCTTCACGACCACGGTCTTTCCTTCGACATCTGCCATAATCATCACCCGCGATTTGCTAACCCCGTTTACGTTTGTCAAAATTTAAAGGTTTCGTGGGCGTACAGGAACGTACATCAGGGAGTCACGGGGGACGTTATAAACGAGCCGAAAAGAGAACGGTTAAAGGCTCAAAAAACGAAACGGCTTCACCAGGTTATCAGTTGCCAGTCCAAGAGTCCGTTCTCGACGATGTAGCTCCACTTTTCGCGACACTCGGGCTTGAGGTTCTCGATGTAGCTGATGTCCTGCGTCGCGGAGAACTTCTTTATTGCCTTTCCAATGGCCCTATCGTAGTCGGTGAGACAGTTGTGGGGGCCCCTTTTGGAACCGGCCCCAACGGGGTCGCTGAGGATCCTCTTGTTCGGGAAGCGCTTCTTAGCCCAGATAATGACCTCGACCGCACTCCAGAGCCAGGGCGGGCGGTATTCACCTTTTTCCCAGAGCCTCTCGTAGAGGGTTCCCTTCTGAATGTCCGTTATGTTTATCGAGAAGGTGTCCGTGTATGGCTCGGCTTTGATTATGCTCTCCCTGACGTCCTCTATACCGTCTCTCTCGCTCAGGAAGATGGGCTTGAGGAGGAGGTAGGTTTTGACCCTCGCCCCTGCCTCGTGTGTTATCTCCGCCGCCCTAACGAAGTCCTCGAAGGTGTTGCCCTTGTTGATGGAGACGTCTGCTATATCATTGTTGGCCGTTTCGAGGCCGATAGCGACCTCAAAGTGCTTGTCGGGGACTATCTCGGCCAGCTCCTTGACTGCATCGTAGCGAACCAGCTCGCTCCTGCTCTCTATGACTATCTCCTCGACGTTGTCCATCTTCGCCAAGATCTCAAAGATTCTCCTCCTCGTCTCGGGCTTCAGCTCGCCGTTGTCGAGGAATGAACCCGAGGTGAACATTCTCACGGCGAAGGGGCCCTTTTTGCCCTCGATTCTCTTGAGGGCCTCTTTAACGTAGTCCACTATCGCGTCCTGGCTCCACCTAACCTTGGGAGCGGCCGTTGGATATGCGCACATGTAGCAGGCCTGGTTAATCCTGAAGCGGTAGCAGCCGATGGTCGGGAGGATTATGAAGAGCGCCGTTCCCGGCTTTCCAGCGACGTTGTCCTCGCTCGTCCAGTAGGTCATTCTCCCACCTAAGAGCGGGTGGTGAATAGGGTTTTTAAAGGTGAGGGAAGGTTTAAATCGGTCCAGGTTGAGTTCCATCTTGGTGAGAAGATGGAGGAAGTTACGGAAGTCCACGTTGTGATTAAAACTTCTCAGAAAAACGCCGAGAGGCTCAAGATTGAACTGGCGATGCTTCAGGGGAGGTTGAACGTTGAAGAGGCACTTAAACGCGCCAGAGGAGCCATGAAGGGAGCAAAACCCTGGCAGGAGCTGGAGGCGGAAATGTATGATGAGCTTGTTCCTTGACAGCAACGTGTTTGTTGAGTACTTTCGTGGGAACCAAGTGGCGGAGCAACTCGTTGAGAAACTGTTTACGGGGAGATACCCCCTTTTCATAAACGACGTTGTTTACAACGAAGTGCTGTTTATGTACCTTAAACACAAAACTGGCAAGAGCTACTGGGATCTAAAAAAGCACCCGGAGCTGGTTAAAAAGGCAGGTAACGAATTCGTGGACTCCATATTGCCTCTTCTTGCGTTTCCTAAGTTTCTGGACACAACGAACGAAATAATTGTGGAGGCACTTACGATTGTAACAACCCACGGCCTTCTCCCAAGCGACGCTTTAACCCTCGCAACTGCAAAATACTATGGACTCGATGGCATAGTAACCCTCGATTCCGACCTGCTCAAGGTCGCACCACGCGAGGGCCTCTCGGCGATTTCAAGAGCTGAGGACCTGAGGTGATTCCATGAGAATCCTCCTCACCAACGACGACGGCATCTATTCCAACGGTCTGCGCGCGGCGGTGAAGGCCCTGAGCGAGCTCGGCGAGGTCTATGTCGTTGCTCCGCTCTTCCAGAGGAGCGCGAGCGGTCGGGCGATGACCCTCCACAGGCCGATAAGGGCCAAGCGCGTGAACGTCCCCGGCGCGAAGATAGCGTATGGCATAGACGGAACACCGACCGACTGCGTGATTTTTGCCATCGCCCGCTTCGGCGACTTTGATCTGGCGGTCAGCGGGATAAACCTCGGCGAGAACCTCAGCACGGAGATAACCGTCTCCGGAACGGCCTCGGCGGCGATAGAGGCTGCCACCCACGGGATTCCAAGTATAGCCATAAGCCTTGAGGTCGAGTGGAAGAAGACCCTCGGCGAGGGGGAGGGGATTGACTTCTCGGTTTCAGCACACTTCCTGAGGAAAATAGCAACGGCGGTCCTTGAGAAGGGCCTGCCTGAAGGGGTGGACATGCTCAACGTGAACGTCCCTAGCGACGCCAGCGAGGAAACAGGCATAGCGATAACGCGCCTCGCGAGGAAGCGCTATTCTCCGACGATAGAGGAGAGGATAGACCCCAAGGGCAACCCCTACTACTGGATCGTTGGCAGGCTCGTCCAGGAGTTCGAGCCGGGCACGGACGCCTACGCTCTGAAAGTCGAGAGAAAGGTCAGCGTCACGCCCATAAACATCGACATGACTGCGAGGGTTGACTTTGAGAACCTTCAAAGGCTTCTGAGCCTGTGAATTTACGTTCTGATATCACACCGTGTTACACAAAGTGGGGAACAGGACTCAGCTTCGTTTTAAACATCTTCGTTAAACAAAAGGTTTATTTTGGGATTGGAGGATATATCCAATGGTGTTCCCCCTGAAGAAGTGGTGGTTCATGATGGACGGGACATGCGCGAACACTATCTTGCATGGGGCAACTGGGGCTCCGGGACTCACCTTGTCAGGATAGTCCCAAAGAGGAGGTGAGCCAGTGAAACTTAGAGAATTCCTTCTTCACATTTTTGTCCTTGCCTCAGCAACGGCGTGGGAGCTTTTCCTCGCATACAACGCACCCCGGCTGGACGACTACTACATCAAAGGCGGAATGATTCATCTGAGCAGTGGAGTCATCAAATGCTGGAGGGAGTACTCACCATCATTAACTTTTGTCATTCTCGTTCTCCTCCCCGCTCTCGTCTTGCTCGTCATGTATCTCCTCTTCAAGAAAGCCACCCTGAAGAAATCGGGTCTCGCGATTGGAGTGCCCGTTCTGCTGGTGGTTCTCGTCTCTCTCATAAACCCCGATAGTTCTCTCTTGATCCTGCCCGTCATCTCCGTCGGCGTTGGTGCTGTGCTCGGGGAAGAAAAAGGAGAGAAGGCGTTGCTCGCTATCGAGGGCCTTTTGCCGGGTTTTGTTGTGATTACGATAATACTCAGCGGGCTTGCGGTCAGCTGCTGATGGAGGGGAGAGGGTTTTGAAAATACGGGTGAGGAGAACGGATAAAGCCCTCTGGGCGGTCCCAGCCGTCCCGAGCTTCATCGCCGTCTCGATTGTGGTGCACATGGGTCTAGCAGTGAGTATATGATTCACCCCTCCCCAAAAATCCTCTCCACGAACCACTTCTCGTCGAAGGGCTTTAAGTCGTCGTAGCCCTGGCCGACGCCGACGAAGAGTATCGGCGCCCCAATCGCGTGGCTTATGCTCAGCGCCGCACCGCCCCTCGCGTCCGCATCGAGCTTGGTGAGGATCACCCCGTCTATCTTAACGGCTTCGTTGAACTGCTTGGCCTGCTCCACCACCGCGTTGCCCGCCAAACTGTCGCCCACGAAGATGACAAGGTCTGGTTTGGTAACGCGGACTATCTTCTTCATCTCGTCCATGAGGTTCCTGTTCAGCTCGTTCCTCCCGGCGGTGTCTATGAGGACGACATCAACACCCCTGGCCTTCGCGTGCTGGATCGCGTCGTAGGCCACCGCCGCCGGGTCGGCGCCGTAGGAGTGCTTTATGACCTTCACCCCAACGCGCTTCGCGTGCTCCTCGACCTGCTCTATTGCCCCTGCTCTGAATGTATCGCTCGCCGCTATGACAACGCTCAGACCGTTCTTCTTGAGCCAGTGGGCGAGCTTGGCTATGGTTGTTGTTTTCCCGCTCCCGTTGAAGCCGACGAAGGCTATGACGAAGGGCTTCTCCTCCTTGGAGCGTATCATCTCCAGGAGGTCAATCCTTTTCTCGGGCGTGAGAACCTCCAGGACGGCCTCGCGGACGGCCTCCTCAACTATGGCCTTCTTGTTGGTTCCTATCTTGACCTTCTGGCCAACGAGCTTTTCCTTTATTCTCTCCTTCAGCTCCTCGACGGTCTCAAGTGCAACGTCCGCCTCGAGGAGCTCTATCTCCAGGTCCCAGAGGGCGTTCTCGACGTCCTTCTCGCTTATCTCGGTCTGGGAAACCTTCTCCACGAATGAGCCTAACTTCTCTTTCAGCTTTCCGAACATTGCTCCCACCGGGAGAGGAGAGGGGGAGGCGGTATATAAAGCCCTCGGCGATAGCTGGTGTCATCACCGCTCAGACCCGAAGCCACTCGTCATCGGGCGCTCCACTGTTCATGCCATATCTCTTAATAAACCGCGCGCTAGTACCTCCTCACGTAGGTCTTGCTCTCCACCACCCTGCCGTTTTCGAGCCTCATCACATCGACCCTCTCGAAGCCCACCGTTTCGCGCTTGTAGGCGATGAGGTAGTCGATGTGGTTCCGGATTTCATAGCGCGTTATCGAGTCCTTCACGTACTTGTGCTCGTAGAGGAGCACCAGCTTGTCCCGGTGCTTCGCCAGCCACTCATTGAGCCTCTCGCGCTCCGCCTTGGGCCGCGATAGAGGGTCCACCATGAGGTAGACGTCGAAGTCGTCGCTCTCGAAGGGGCTGCCTATGTAAGCATCACCCCCCACCTGGAACGGAAGATACTCTGCCAGCACGCGCCTTCCTGACTTGCTCCAGGCATTGATGTATATCCTCGCAAGTCTCTTCCCGTCTCCAGTTATTAAAACGGCTCCCGAGTCCAGTTCGGCTATTCTCTTCAGCATTGTCATCACAAAAAACTTTTACTCAATGGTTAAAATTCTTTCTCGAATTTTCGGTTTTTACGTGACCGCAAACTATATATTCCGTACGGAGTTATACCTTTGAAAACTCGCGGGGTGTTACCATGAAAAGGTGGTTGAGTCTGTTTTTAATCGGCCTTCTGGCCATAAGCGTCGTGGCCAGCGGCTGCATTTCCCCCGGTGGAGAGGAATCCACCAAGGGCGCCATCGCCATCGTCTATGACGTCGGTGGCAGGGGTGACCTGAGCTTCAACGACATGGCCTATCTCGGTGCCAAGAGGGCGGCCGAGGAGTTCAACCTTGACCTGGTTGAGATGCAGAGCAACAGCGAGGACGACTACGTGAAGAACCTCGAGACCCTCGCCGCCCAGAAGAAGTACCTCGTCATAATCGCGGTCGGCTTCATGATGACCGACGCTGTCAAGCAGGTCGCCGACGAGTACCCCGACCAGAAGTTTGCAATCATCGACGGCTACATTCCCGACAAGGACAACGTTATGAGCATTCTCTTTAAGGAGAACGAGGGTTCCGCCCTCGTCGGTGCTCTCGCTGGTCTCATAGCGGCCAACGACGGCAAGGACAAGGTGGGAATCGTTCTCGGAATGGAGATACCGGTTCTCTACAAGTTCGAGGCTGGCTACCGCTTCGGCGTTAAGTGGGCCGAGGACTACTACAAGCAGAAGGAGGGCAAGGACGTTGCCATAGACGTCCTTTACCAGTACACCGGAACCTTCAACGACGCCGCCAAGGGTAAAGCCGCCGCCAGGGCCCAGCTCGCCCAGGGTGCCTGGGTCATCTACCAGGTGGCTGGAGGCACCGGCCTCGGCGTCTTCGATGCGGTTGCGGAGGTCCTCGACTCGCAGGGCAAGAAGATGGGACCGCCCTTCGCGATAGGCGTTGACTCCGCCCAGGACTGGATAAAGCCGGGAGTCATAATAGCCAGCATGATGAAGCGCGTTGACGTCGGTGTCTACACCGCCGTCAAGGACGCCGTCGAGGGCAACTTCAAGGGTGGCATAGTCGAGCTTGGCCTCAAGGAGGGCGGCGTTGGGATAAGCACCGTCGATGACGTCATGGCGATGTTCGACTCCCTGCCTGAGGACACCCAGCAGCAGAAGCTCAAGGATCTCGGCTTCAACAGCAGGGACGAGCTCAAGCAGTACCTCGAGCAGACCAGGGCCCAGGTTCCCGACTGGGTATGGGACGCCGTCAAGGAGCTCCAGGACAAGATAGTCGCCGGCGTCATTAAAGTGCCCGCCCCGATGGACCAGGAGGGCATCCAGAAGGTCAGAGAAGCCAAGACCTGGCAGGAAATGATGGAGCTAGCCAGCTGAGTTTTCCCCTTTCTTTTCTCACCTTTAGGGAGGTGCGGCAATGGAACGGACACCGATAATCGAGATGAAGGGAATCGTCAAGGTATATCCCGACGGCACGAAGGCCCTCAAGGGGGTTGATTTGACCGTTTACAAGGGCGAGATTCTGGGTCTCCTCGGCGAGAACGGTGCCGGAAAGACCACCCTTATGAAGATCCTCTTTGGAATGCTCCACCCCACCTCTGGTAAAATCCTTATCAACGGCGAGGAGGTTCGCTTCAGAAGCCCCTCCGATGCCATCGCCCACGGCATTGGTATGGTTCACCAGCACTTCACGCTCGTTGAGGTTTTCGACGCGCTTCATAACATAATCCTCGGAATGGAGGGTCACGGACTGTTTTCCAAGATAGATGTGGATAAGGCCCGGCAGAAGCTCCAGCGCCTGATGGACGACCTTAACTTCCAGGTCCCCCTCGACGTCCCCGTTGAGGACCTTCCCGTTGGAGTCCAGCAGAGGATAGAGATACTCAAGATGCTTTACCGCGACGTCGATGTCCTTATCCTGGACGAGCCCACCGCTGTTCTCACCCCGATAGAGGTCGAGGAGCTCTTCAGGGTTCTGAGACAGCTCAAGGAGGAGGGCAAGACGATAATCTTCATCAGCCACAAGCTCAACGAGGTCATCGAGCTGACGGATCGCGTTACCGTCATAAGAAAGGGCGAGGTCATAGGTACCGTTGAAACCAAAGATGCAACCCCCCAGCTCCTGGCCAAGATGATGGTCGGAAGAGACGTGGTTCTCAGGATAGAGAAGCCCCCCAAAGAACCGGGAGAGCCGATACTCCGCGTTGAGAACCTTAGGGTCAAGGGCGACAGGGGAGAAGAGGCAGTCAAGGGGCTGTCCTTTGAGGTTCGCGCGGGGGAGATATTCGGCATAGCCGGTGTTGAGGGCAACGGGCAGACGGAGCTCATCGAGGCCATCTCCGGACTCAGAAAGGTCGAGGGAGGGAAGGTCTATCTCCAGGGCAATGACGTCACGGGCAAGGGTCCGAAGGAGCTTTACGACCTTGGAATGGCCCACATACCCGAGGACAGGACGCACATGGGCCTTATCCTCGACATGACCGTCACGGAGAACTCGGTTCTGGGGCTCCACTGGAGGAAGAAGTTCCAGCGCTTCAGGGGAGTTATCCACTGGGGCAAGGTCAGGGAACACGCGAGGGCGCTGATAGAGCAGTTCGACATCTCGGCCCCCGGGACGGAGGCGCCGGTGAAGAGCCTGAGCGGTGGAAACCAGCAGAAGCTGATCGTCGCGAGGGAGGTCAGCAAGGAACCGGTGTTTATCATCGCCGCTCAGCCCACTAGGGGAGTAGATGTCGCATCGACCGAGTACATAAGGAACTATCTAATCAGGCTGAGGAACGAGGGCAAGGCCGTTCTGCTCGTCTCAGCTGACCTTGATGAGATCCTCCAGCTCAGCGACAGAATGGGGATCATCTACGAAGGTGAGTTCATGGGAATCGTGAAGCCCGAAGAGGTTACCACTGAGGAGATAGGAATGATGATGGGAGGTATCCGCTATGAGGAAATCAGGAAGTGAGCTCATCGGGTCGATAAACCTCCGTCCCTTCGTCGAAAGCCTCATAGCGATATTCGTCGGCTTCCTCATCGGAGGAATCGTCCTCCTAGCCTTCGGCTACAACCCCTTCGAGGCCTACTACTGGCTCTTCCAGGGTGCTCTCGGCTCGACGAGGGGCATAGCCTCCACCCTTAAGTACGCCACGCCCATAATGCTCACCGCGCTGACCTTTGCCATAGGCACCAGGACGGGAATATTCAACATCGGTGCTGAGGGCTCCTTCTACTTCGGCGCAATAGCCGCGGTGATATTCACCAACATCTGGCCCAACATGTGGTTCGGGCTGGCAATGGGAATGCTTCTCGGAGCGCTCTGGGCACTTCCTGCAGCGGTTCTCAAGGTCTACCGCGGAGTTCACGAGGTCATATCCACGATAATGCTCAACTGGATCGGCTGGTTCTTCGTGCTCTGGCTCATAGTCGGACCCTACGCTAACCCCAATGACCCCAACAAGACGATAAGGATTCCAGTCGAGGCCAGAATGCCTGAAATAGGCTACGGCCTTTCAATAGCTATAATCTTCGCGGTCCTAGCCTCTGTGCTGACGTACTTCCTGCTCTGGCACACCACAACGGGCTTTGGAATGCGCGCCAGCGGAATGAACGAGAGAGCAGCGCGTTATGCCGGAATGAACCCCAAGAGAGCTGTCATGTGGTCCTTCCTCATCGGCGGTCTGCTCAGTGGACTCGGCGGCGCGATGAAGATAATGGGCGAGGGACCGACCTACGCCATAAGTCAGGGAGGAGCGAACATCTACGGCTTCGGCTTTGACGGAATAGGCGTTTCTCTCGTCGGCAGGA
This Thermococcus cleftensis DNA region includes the following protein-coding sequences:
- a CDS encoding type II toxin-antitoxin system VapC family toxin — protein: MMSLFLDSNVFVEYFRGNQVAEQLVEKLFTGRYPLFINDVVYNEVLFMYLKHKTGKSYWDLKKHPELVKKAGNEFVDSILPLLAFPKFLDTTNEIIVEALTIVTTHGLLPSDALTLATAKYYGLDGIVTLDSDLLKVAPREGLSAISRAEDLR
- the surE gene encoding 5'/3'-nucleotidase SurE translates to MRILLTNDDGIYSNGLRAAVKALSELGEVYVVAPLFQRSASGRAMTLHRPIRAKRVNVPGAKIAYGIDGTPTDCVIFAIARFGDFDLAVSGINLGENLSTEITVSGTASAAIEAATHGIPSIAISLEVEWKKTLGEGEGIDFSVSAHFLRKIATAVLEKGLPEGVDMLNVNVPSDASEETGIAITRLARKRYSPTIEERIDPKGNPYYWIVGRLVQEFEPGTDAYALKVERKVSVTPINIDMTARVDFENLQRLLSL
- the ftsY gene encoding signal recognition particle-docking protein FtsY translates to MFGKLKEKLGSFVEKVSQTEISEKDVENALWDLEIELLEADVALETVEELKERIKEKLVGQKVKIGTNKKAIVEEAVREAVLEVLTPEKRIDLLEMIRSKEEKPFVIAFVGFNGSGKTTTIAKLAHWLKKNGLSVVIAASDTFRAGAIEQVEEHAKRVGVKVIKHSYGADPAAVAYDAIQHAKARGVDVVLIDTAGRNELNRNLMDEMKKIVRVTKPDLVIFVGDSLAGNAVVEQAKQFNEAVKIDGVILTKLDADARGGAALSISHAIGAPILFVGVGQGYDDLKPFDEKWFVERIFGEG
- a CDS encoding BMP family lipoprotein, with the translated sequence MKRWLSLFLIGLLAISVVASGCISPGGEESTKGAIAIVYDVGGRGDLSFNDMAYLGAKRAAEEFNLDLVEMQSNSEDDYVKNLETLAAQKKYLVIIAVGFMMTDAVKQVADEYPDQKFAIIDGYIPDKDNVMSILFKENEGSALVGALAGLIAANDGKDKVGIVLGMEIPVLYKFEAGYRFGVKWAEDYYKQKEGKDVAIDVLYQYTGTFNDAAKGKAAARAQLAQGAWVIYQVAGGTGLGVFDAVAEVLDSQGKKMGPPFAIGVDSAQDWIKPGVIIASMMKRVDVGVYTAVKDAVEGNFKGGIVELGLKEGGVGISTVDDVMAMFDSLPEDTQQQKLKDLGFNSRDELKQYLEQTRAQVPDWVWDAVKELQDKIVAGVIKVPAPMDQEGIQKVREAKTWQEMMELAS
- a CDS encoding ABC transporter ATP-binding protein, which codes for MERTPIIEMKGIVKVYPDGTKALKGVDLTVYKGEILGLLGENGAGKTTLMKILFGMLHPTSGKILINGEEVRFRSPSDAIAHGIGMVHQHFTLVEVFDALHNIILGMEGHGLFSKIDVDKARQKLQRLMDDLNFQVPLDVPVEDLPVGVQQRIEILKMLYRDVDVLILDEPTAVLTPIEVEELFRVLRQLKEEGKTIIFISHKLNEVIELTDRVTVIRKGEVIGTVETKDATPQLLAKMMVGRDVVLRIEKPPKEPGEPILRVENLRVKGDRGEEAVKGLSFEVRAGEIFGIAGVEGNGQTELIEAISGLRKVEGGKVYLQGNDVTGKGPKELYDLGMAHIPEDRTHMGLILDMTVTENSVLGLHWRKKFQRFRGVIHWGKVREHARALIEQFDISAPGTEAPVKSLSGGNQQKLIVAREVSKEPVFIIAAQPTRGVDVASTEYIRNYLIRLRNEGKAVLLVSADLDEILQLSDRMGIIYEGEFMGIVKPEEVTTEEIGMMMGGIRYEEIRK
- a CDS encoding ABC transporter permease; the protein is MRKSGSELIGSINLRPFVESLIAIFVGFLIGGIVLLAFGYNPFEAYYWLFQGALGSTRGIASTLKYATPIMLTALTFAIGTRTGIFNIGAEGSFYFGAIAAVIFTNIWPNMWFGLAMGMLLGALWALPAAVLKVYRGVHEVISTIMLNWIGWFFVLWLIVGPYANPNDPNKTIRIPVEARMPEIGYGLSIAIIFAVLASVLTYFLLWHTTTGFGMRASGMNERAARYAGMNPKRAVMWSFLIGGLLSGLGGAMKIMGEGPTYAISQGGANIYGFGFDGIGVSLVGRNHPLGIILAALFFGMLRAGTALMQAEAQVPLEIIKVIQGIIVITVAVPSLYDLVKKAFHRGAAQ